From Methanocella paludicola SANAE, a single genomic window includes:
- a CDS encoding winged helix-turn-helix transcriptional regulator, translated as MRLRYKQYIFIILVSLIALSFGAVPSYAADGAIDYDVTFTAVDPNSIAPVDDHPESTSRSDILAAFWELPLHVQLSYLVITAVAILGLFKLLTFVSGRLKHALENPKTKEIFFHIQNNPGLTIQQLSDEQNINRGTLKYHLSQLFTNNKIMLVRRGKVSQLYYNKLSPMDKESIIASYMRRNDKSRPILFSIMDNPGMTNKDLSEKFGLDKSTITDYMKKFMDDDIVEFRQDGKFKRCYVKQDARMILLRLKPN; from the coding sequence ATGCGCTTACGATATAAACAGTATATTTTTATAATTCTCGTAAGCCTTATTGCCCTTTCTTTCGGGGCTGTTCCTTCATATGCTGCCGATGGTGCCATCGATTATGATGTTACCTTTACGGCGGTCGACCCGAACAGCATAGCGCCGGTCGATGATCATCCGGAGTCCACGTCCAGGTCGGACATCTTAGCAGCTTTCTGGGAATTACCCTTACACGTCCAGCTATCGTACCTGGTTATCACCGCGGTCGCCATCCTGGGCCTTTTTAAGCTATTAACGTTCGTCTCCGGGCGCCTCAAGCACGCGCTCGAGAACCCGAAGACCAAGGAAATATTCTTCCACATCCAGAACAACCCCGGCCTCACGATCCAGCAGCTCTCGGACGAGCAGAACATCAACCGGGGCACCCTCAAGTACCACCTGAGCCAGCTATTCACGAACAATAAGATAATGCTCGTGCGCAGGGGCAAGGTCTCCCAGCTCTACTACAACAAGCTCTCGCCCATGGATAAGGAGAGCATCATCGCCTCGTACATGAGAAGGAACGATAAAAGCAGGCCGATACTCTTCTCGATCATGGATAACCCGGGCATGACGAATAAGGACCTGTCGGAGAAGTTCGGGCTGGACAAGAGCACTATCACCGACTATATGAAAAAGTTCATGGACGACGATATCGTCGAGTTCCGCCAGGACGGCAAGTTCAAGCGGTGCTACGTGAAGCAGGATGCCCGCATGATCCTGTTGCGGCTGAAGCCCAATTAG
- a CDS encoding MBL fold metallo-hydrolase: protein MIFRRIKSEGLAHLSYFIGSGGEAAVIDPRRDVDAYLDMARQSCMDIKYVLETHRNEDYVIGSRELEARTNCRILHGRRLPFKFGEGIGDGDRIRVGDLRIRALETPGHTPESLTYVLYDTGDVPLMAFTGDALFFGTTGRTDLWGTPEEAAGLLYDSIHKKIVPLGDQTILCPAHGAGSVCGTGFSDRDDGTIGGERLTNPDLRLDKEKFIAKKKAEPLERPPYFKQMESFNLNGLPVTGGPHPCRPMNVPQFREAISNGTLIDARMPPAFSAHMPGAYSIWLDGMATWPGWVVNYQSPIYLLLENEEDAAAATRYLYRLGFDNVKGYLCGGFQRWLNAGQDTEFLGLLVPDALAGMLAEGKVTVLDVRSDAEWRNGRIKEATHIYVGELEKRIAEVPKGKPVACICSTGLRASLASSILKKAGIKEVYNVLGGITAWKAKDYPLLYEKMLEK, encoded by the coding sequence ATGATATTCCGGCGCATCAAGTCAGAAGGCCTGGCCCATCTCTCCTATTTTATCGGCTCGGGAGGCGAGGCCGCAGTTATTGACCCCCGAAGGGACGTGGACGCTTACCTGGATATGGCCCGCCAGAGCTGTATGGATATCAAGTACGTTCTCGAGACGCACCGTAACGAAGACTACGTGATCGGCTCCCGTGAGCTGGAGGCTCGCACCAACTGCCGGATACTCCATGGCAGGCGCCTTCCCTTCAAGTTCGGCGAGGGCATCGGCGATGGCGACAGGATAAGGGTTGGCGATCTGCGCATCCGGGCACTGGAGACGCCGGGCCATACGCCGGAAAGCCTTACTTATGTTCTTTATGATACTGGCGACGTGCCGCTGATGGCTTTTACAGGGGACGCGCTCTTCTTCGGGACGACCGGCCGCACGGACCTATGGGGCACGCCGGAAGAGGCGGCGGGCCTGCTTTACGATAGCATACATAAAAAGATAGTCCCGCTGGGCGACCAGACGATACTCTGCCCCGCCCACGGCGCCGGCTCGGTCTGCGGCACCGGGTTCAGCGACCGCGACGATGGGACAATAGGCGGCGAGAGGCTCACGAACCCGGACTTGCGGCTCGATAAAGAGAAGTTCATCGCTAAGAAGAAGGCCGAGCCGCTCGAGCGACCCCCTTACTTCAAGCAGATGGAATCGTTCAACCTGAATGGCCTTCCAGTGACTGGCGGGCCTCACCCCTGCCGTCCCATGAACGTCCCCCAATTCAGGGAAGCCATTAGCAACGGCACATTGATCGATGCCCGCATGCCCCCTGCTTTTTCCGCCCATATGCCGGGCGCATACAGCATCTGGCTGGACGGCATGGCTACCTGGCCCGGGTGGGTCGTCAACTATCAAAGCCCCATATACCTGCTTTTAGAAAATGAAGAGGACGCGGCCGCTGCAACGCGATACCTGTACAGGCTGGGCTTCGATAATGTAAAAGGCTATCTCTGCGGCGGCTTCCAGCGATGGCTTAATGCGGGGCAGGACACGGAATTCCTGGGGCTGCTCGTGCCCGACGCGCTGGCCGGCATGCTTGCGGAGGGCAAAGTAACGGTTCTCGATGTCCGGAGCGACGCCGAATGGAGAAACGGCCGCATCAAGGAGGCGACGCACATCTATGTCGGGGAACTGGAAAAGCGCATTGCTGAGGTCCCTAAAGGAAAGCCCGTCGCATGCATATGCTCTACAGGACTCAGGGCCAGCCTGGCCTCCAGCATACTCAAAAAGGCGGGTATAAAAGAGGTATACAATGTGCTTGGGGGCATAACGGCATGGAAGGCTAAAGACTACCCGCTGCTATACGAAAAGATGCTGGAAAAATAA
- a CDS encoding 2-amino-3,7-dideoxy-D-threo-hept-6-ulosonate synthase, with product MDGKTIRMSRILESGRAVIVPMDHGVSEGPIEGLTDMGRMVSLVEKGGASAVLLHKGVVKSLSTAPKCGIIVHMSAGTKLGMDKNRKVIVSSVEQAVRLGADAISVHVNIGGCDTEPDMLCDLGEIADECDATGMPLLAMTYARGKNAAGTPEEIAHVARVGGELGADIVKCPYTGDIRSMRLVTDGCPAPVVIAGGPKCENDYEVLKMVEDAMAAGAIGISLGRNIFQHARPDLMTAALRAVIIDGISAKQASSILRGYVKESAVGHLTVAMH from the coding sequence ATGGATGGTAAGACTATTCGCATGAGCCGGATCCTGGAATCCGGAAGGGCTGTCATCGTGCCTATGGACCACGGTGTCAGCGAGGGGCCTATCGAGGGCTTGACCGATATGGGCCGTATGGTATCGTTAGTGGAAAAAGGCGGCGCCAGCGCCGTGTTGCTGCATAAGGGCGTCGTGAAGTCGCTGAGTACGGCGCCGAAGTGCGGCATTATCGTACACATGTCCGCCGGCACGAAACTCGGCATGGATAAGAACCGTAAAGTGATCGTATCTTCAGTGGAGCAGGCCGTCAGGCTGGGCGCGGATGCGATCTCAGTACACGTGAATATCGGGGGATGCGACACGGAGCCCGACATGCTCTGCGACCTTGGGGAGATAGCGGACGAGTGCGATGCAACGGGCATGCCGCTGCTGGCGATGACCTATGCCAGGGGCAAAAACGCCGCCGGGACGCCCGAAGAGATTGCCCACGTGGCCAGGGTCGGTGGGGAGCTCGGCGCCGACATCGTGAAGTGCCCGTACACAGGAGACATCAGGTCAATGCGCCTGGTAACGGACGGATGCCCTGCTCCCGTAGTGATCGCCGGCGGGCCCAAATGCGAGAACGACTACGAGGTGCTTAAGATGGTAGAGGACGCCATGGCCGCGGGCGCGATCGGCATCTCGCTGGGCAGGAACATATTCCAGCACGCCCGGCCCGACCTGATGACCGCGGCGCTCAGGGCCGTCATCATCGACGGCATATCGGCGAAGCAGGCATCTTCGATTCTCAGGGGCTATGTGAAGGAATCAGCGGTCGGGCATCTTACGGTGGCTATGCATTAG